From one Humulus lupulus chromosome 8, drHumLupu1.1, whole genome shotgun sequence genomic stretch:
- the LOC133793532 gene encoding uncharacterized protein LOC133793532 — protein MAEAKKLDYRCSPRRVFSVISKLNGDQKEVVKQMGFGALLGMKDCVVRRNLVTWLFSRFNTQDGSLEVHGKQFKLNSQIFGATIGVKDGVENLFHGSKKKHSKKKVESTAVQVLEEKLITGQSADMSFVRDFLLFIVSVFLMPNTSVNVAREVEDPIKAINDIAAVCRVNWASLSYNYLWKALRRHQKNKGMFVGGCIYFLQLFYCHHVVWKEGYVDRSLCPLNVWSDDDFKAILDWVQEHGGFESNKIPMIELQDGAAASKMPATLASLCDKVESIEHKMIEKEIEMVKFHEDLKLQMAKEFKRLRRSLSGGISSRVRGGGVPKYSKGEEPRDSAILINDPILANMQMDENRILEKLSIRNDPMLLECGIGFRNEPSYGNYSPSFNESNLGEVKHDFINFELTFSPRKELFNEVPGNTDPNAFSCEPSNSENGKTMVEMDKDFNESLAKVRPPEKEKKEVEKGKEKDIVDEVTTHEPSIPGIMIDHVVHEIEEDDNEKIDPPTLRREKELCKLDNLFQNMIHTYNESNYYQIGAFKLRRPLPLASFKIALFIFDFSLSLTYVILSHLKSTIFYV, from the exons atggctGAAGCAAAGAAGTTAGATTATAGATGCTCACCTCGTAGGGTATTTTCTGTTATTTCCAAACTCAATGGGGATCAAAAGGAGGTAGTGAAACAAATGGGATTTGGGGCACTTTTGGGGATGAAAGATTGTGTCGTAAGAAGGAATCTAGTGACATGGTTGTTTTCTCGGTTCAACACCCAGGACGGGTCTTTGGAGGTTCATGGGAAACAATTTAAATTGAATAGTCAAATATTTGGTGCTACGATTGGTGTTAAGGATGGTGTTGAAAATTTATTTCATGGTAGCAAGAAGAAGCATTCGAAAAAGAAGGTTGAAAGCACTGCTGTGCAAGTTCTAGAGGAGAAATTGATAACAGGTCAATCGGCGGACATGTCCTTCGTTCGAGACTTCTTGCTCTTTATTGTCTCTGTATTCTTGATGCCTAATACGTCTGTAAATGTTGCTCGCGAAGTGGAGGATCCTATAAAGGCCATAAATGACATTGCAGCGGTTTGTCGTGTTAACTGGGCATCACTGTCGTACAATTATCTATGGAAGGCCCTTCGACGGCATCAGAAAAACAAAGGCATGTTTGTCGGAGGATGCATATATTTTTTACAG TTATTTTACTGTCATCACGTTGTTTGGAAGGAAGGATATGTTGATAGATCCCTCTGCCCTTTAAATGTATGGTCTGACGATGATTTCAAGGCTATACTGGATTGGGTACAGGAGCATGGGGGGTTTGAATCAAATAAA ATTCCAATGATAGAGTTGCAGGACGGTGCTGCAGCATCGAAGATGCCTGCCACGCTCGCCTCTTTGTGTGATAAGGTTGAATCGATTGAGCACAAAATGATTGAAAAGGAAATAgaaatggtaaaatttcatgaGGATTTGAagttgcaaatggccaaggaATTCAAACGATTACGTAGGAGTTTGAGCGGCGGAATCAGTTCAAGGGTGCGTGGTGGTGGTGTTCCCAAGTATAGTAAGGGAGAGGAGCCTCGGGATTCAGCCATATTAATTAATGACCCTATCCTAGCAAACATGCAAATGGATGAGAATAGGATATTGGAGAAGCTTTCGATTAGGAATGACCCAATGTTGTTGGAGTGCGGTATAGGATTTCGGAATGAACCTTCTTATGGAAACTACTCACCCTCCTTCAACGAAAGCAACCTGGGGGAAGTGAAGCATGActtcattaattttgaattaacattTTCACCACGGAAGGAGTTGTTCAATGAGGTCCCAGGAAACACTGACCCAAATGCTTTTTCCTGTGAACCATCTAATTCAGAGAATGGGAAGACCATGGTTGAAATGGACAAAGATTTCAACGAATCTCTTGCTAAAGTTAGACCTCctgagaaagaaaagaaggaggtgGAGAAAGGGAAGGAGAAGGATATTGTGGATGAAGTCACGACTCATGAACCTAGTATCCCTGGGATTATGATTGATCATGTTGTACATGAAATAGAGGAAGATGATAATGAGAAGATCGATCCTCCCACTCTAAGGAGAGAGAAGGAGCTCTGCAAATTGGACAACTTGTTTCAGAATATGATTCACACATACAATGAAAGCAATTACTACCAAATTGGAGCATTCAAATTGCGGAGGCCCTTGCCCTTGGCGAGTTTCAAAATCGCACTTTTCATTTTTGACTTCAGTTTGTCTTTGACGTATGTGATACTTTCCCATCTTAAATCAACCATTTTTTATGTCTGA
- the LOC133796765 gene encoding C-terminal binding protein AN, whose translation MSSGSRLRSPAAMHHRSNPTPSSSSSLPLVVTLNCIEDCALEHESLAGVAAVEHVPLSRLADGKIESAAAVLLHSLAYLPRAAQRRLRPYQVILCLGSADRSVDSALASDLGLRLVHVDTSRAEEIADTVMALALGLLRRTHLLSRHTLSASGWLGSVQPLCRGMRRCRGLVLGIVGRSASARSLATRSLAFKMSVLYFDAPEGTGSVKRSKITFPSAARRMDTLNDLLAASDLVSLHCALTNETIQIINAECLQHIKPGAFLVNTGSSQLLDDCAVKQLLIDGTLAGCALDGAEGPQWMEAWVKEMPNVLILPRSADYSEEVWMEIRDKAISILQTFFFEGVVPKNAISDDEEETSEITENEAYDKKDGSLLQDSLVEQLTDVIPVTPESSTNKGANEPKETVQAQGSGLSQNTASRSDGRRSRSGKKAKKRHTRQKSWQKSEDPSAPEKESTSHRDDDTAMSGTDQALSSSSRFASPVDSRSRKTAIESIQESPSSQLAKSIKRLSGKPAELLKDGYVVALYARDRPALHVSRQRAKGGGWFLDTMSGVTKRDPAAQFLVASRSKDTIGLRSFAAGGKLLQINRRMEFVFASHSFDVWESWMLEGSLEECKLVNCRNPMAVLDVSIEILAAVGDDDGVTRWLD comes from the exons ATGAGCAGCGGCAGCAGGCTCAGATCCCCTGCGGCAATGCACCACCGTAGCAACCCtacgccttcttcctcttcttctcttcccTTGGTCGTAACCCTCAATTGCATCGAAGACTGTGCCTTGGAGCATGAGTCCTTGGCCGGCGTCGCTGCCGTCGAACACGTCCCTCTCAGTCGCCTCGCCGACGGGAAGATCGAGTCCGCTGCTGCCGTCCTCCTCCACTCCCTCGCCTACCTACCACGGGCCGCTCAGCGACGCCTCCGTCCTTATCAGGTGATCTTATGCCTCGGCTCCGCCGACCGCTCCGTCGATTCTGCCCTTGCCTCCGACCTCGGACTCCGGCTCGTCCATGTCGACACTTCCCGCGCCGAGGAGATTGCTGATACTGTCATGGCGCTCGCCCTCGGCTTGCTGCGCCGGACGCACCTTCTATCGCGCCACACTCTCTCAGCTTCCGGATGGCTCGGCTCGGTTCAGCCACTCTGCCGTGGGATGAGGCGGTGTCGTGGCCTCGTTTTGGGGATCGTTGGTAGATCTGCCTCGGCTCGATCTCTTGCTACTCGGAGCTTGGCTTTCAAGATGAGTGTGCTTTATTTCGATGCTCCAGAG GGGACGGGAAGTGTCAAGAGGTCTAAAATAACCTTTCCATCTGCGGCCCGAAGAATGGATACTCTTAATGACTTACTTGCTGCAAGTGACCTTGTTTCTCTTCACTGTGCTTTGACAAATGAAACGATTCAGATTATTAATGCTGAATGCTTGCAACACATAAAGCCTG GGGCATTTCTTGTAAATACTGGTAGCAGTCAGTTGTTAGATGATTGTGCTGTCAAGCAGCTTTTAATTGATGGAACCCTTGCTGGTTGTGCTCTGGATGGGGCTGAAGGGCCTCAGTGGATGGAAGCATGG GTAAAGGAAATGCCCAATGTTTTGATACTTCCTCGAAGTGCAGATTACAGTGAAGAAGTCTGGATGGAGATTAGGGATAAAGCCATCTCAATATTGCAGACATTCTTCTTTGAGGGGGTTGTTCCAAAAAATGCCATTTCGGACGATGAAGAGGAAACAAGTGAAATCACTGAAAATGAAGCATATGATAAGAAAGATGGAAGTCTTTTACAGGACTCGCTTGTTGAGCAGTTAACTGATGTCATTCCAGTAACTCCAGAAAGCTCCACTAACAAAGGAGCTAATGAGCCAAAAGAGACAGTGCAGGCCCAGGGTTCAGGACTGTCTCAAAATACTGCCTCTCGATCTGATGGAAGGCGTAGCAGATCTGGGAAGAAAGCCAAAAAGAGGCACACACGACAAAAGTCCTGGCAAAAATCAGAGGATCCTTCTGCCCCAGAAAAGGAGAGTACCTCACATCGAGATGATGATACTGCTATGAGTGGAACAGATCAAGCTTTGAGTTCTAGTTCTCGGTTTGCATCTCCGGTGGACTCAAGAAGTAGGAAAACTGCAATAGAATCAATTCAAGAATCACCTTCTAGCCAGCTTGCAAAATCAATCAAGAGGCTTAGTGGAAAACCAGCTGAACTTTTGAAAGATGGGTATGTTGTAGCCTTATATGCAAGAGATCGTCCTGCTCTCCATGTATCCAGACAAAGAGCTAAAGGTGGTGGTTGGTTCTTAGATACCATGTCTGGTGTAACAAAAAGGGATCCTGCAGCACAGTTTCTTGTTGCTTCCAGAAGCAAG GATACAATTGGGTTACGATCATTTGCCGCTGGTGGAAAATTATTGCAG ATTAATAGAAGAATGGAATTTGTGTTTGCAAGTCACAGCTTTGATGTTTGGGAGAGTTGGATGTTAGAAGGTTCTCTGGAGGAGTGCAAACTGGTTAATTGTAGAAATCCAATG GCTGTTTTGGATGTAAGCATCGAGATTCTGGCAGCAGTAGGCGATGACGACGGAGTCACTCGCTGGCTCGATTAG
- the LOC133793678 gene encoding uncharacterized protein LOC133793678: MAKLERWYFRSLRPEAHVDMKIIDAFAHVQRFTHKEKCDKMEDMRTLILPTFHPNLESGHGQNFWETGDFGFLGVPVDVTLVLNNAEKILVPMKDIEYNHWILAVLDIKSSSASYWDSMSTARAKRHRIHMLSTLLKKLDKLLLRTTDDVHSGRPVFEVFNIVPAGKLPQ, encoded by the exons ATGGCAAAGTTGGAACGTTGGTACTTTAGGAGCCTTAGGCCTGAAGCTCATGTGGACATGAAG ATTATTGATGCTTTTGCTCATGTACAACGATTTACACATAAAGAGAAGTGTGACAAAATGGAGGATATGAGAACTCTAATTTTGCCCACCTTTCATCCCAATTTG GAAAGTGGTCATGGTCAGAACTTTTGGGAGACGGGGGATTTTGGTTTTCTTGGTGTACCGGTCGATGTTACTTTGGTTCTAAATAATGCCGAAAAG ATCCTAGTGCCTATGAAGGACATCGAATACAATCACTGGATACTGGCTGTATTGGACATTAAGAGTTCCTCTGCATCGTATTGGGACTCCATGTCCACTGCACGCGCAAAAAGGCACAGGATACATATGCTTAGCACACTG TTGAAGAAGCTTGATAAGTTGCTGTTGAGGACGACGGATGATGTGCATTCTGGCCGACCTGTTTTTGAAGTTTTCAATATAGTGCCTGCCGGAAAACTCCCGCAATAG